One genomic segment of bacterium includes these proteins:
- a CDS encoding S8 family serine peptidase — protein MKLNRYAWMLGALLATSCALRPPGLNTSLPANNHEAGGLGLAADGTPDFEQQGLSERNEVIVRFKPGFEGKDIGVPLVRELLLPRTKLFKVDSLEAQAALLRRLREDPEVEYAEPDYTVHAAALPADPKLGELWGFSKVNMAGAWAKTLGSAAVKVAVIDTGVNYKHPDLADNCLVDEGFDFQNYDSDPMDDEGHGTHVAGTIAAIANAQGVVGAAPGCKIIPIKALGLKGGASSAVASAIVHAVQKGAKVINLSLGSTTATQTERNAVDYAVGKGVIVVAAAGNSNTSRPSYPAGYPGVISVGATDRDDKRASFSNYGPWVNLAAPGTEILSTDYLSSSTSGNYSIKQGTSMASPLVAGVAALMRSQHAGWTVQEIQQALVTTGAALPTPFYTDKSGASSIKRLDANAALALMSPPADPAPTIKLLQAVPGLSGATLRLEASEPVVVEVEVSENADFTGSRKFQGPSSMASLPVVTLDDLKAGTTYYYRVTATDPKGQAGTETGLSVPRTFKTLPITFSGNSVTGVPVSSDSKVADVYKMLLRWKSSRPTTSKVELSLYPNLASSSVLTDSELVSDHSLTLGSSTPLYPGKKYYYRVSGNDSLGNAVVSPTVGNFTTYPVSYAVQASYTRTSIKLDWTSGVALNTWAATASTAAGLTEPEDGSDRKTTHTKTFEGLAPGKVYYVKIGGYDANGYPITLRVFTVPTAR, from the coding sequence ATGAAGTTGAACCGTTATGCATGGATGCTCGGAGCATTGCTCGCAACGAGTTGCGCGCTGCGTCCGCCAGGCCTCAACACCTCCTTGCCTGCCAATAACCATGAAGCCGGCGGCTTGGGGCTCGCCGCCGACGGCACGCCCGATTTTGAGCAACAGGGCCTTTCTGAGCGCAACGAGGTCATCGTGCGCTTCAAGCCTGGGTTCGAGGGTAAGGACATCGGCGTCCCCCTGGTGCGCGAGCTGTTGTTGCCACGTACCAAGCTCTTCAAGGTGGACTCGCTCGAGGCTCAGGCCGCTCTTCTGCGCCGGCTGCGTGAGGACCCCGAGGTGGAGTACGCCGAGCCGGACTACACGGTCCACGCGGCAGCCCTGCCCGCGGATCCTAAGCTCGGTGAACTCTGGGGCTTTTCAAAGGTGAACATGGCCGGCGCCTGGGCCAAGACCCTCGGCTCGGCGGCCGTCAAGGTCGCCGTCATCGACACCGGGGTCAACTACAAGCATCCCGACCTCGCGGACAATTGCCTGGTCGATGAGGGCTTCGACTTCCAGAACTACGACTCGGACCCCATGGACGACGAGGGGCACGGCACCCACGTGGCCGGCACCATCGCAGCTATCGCCAACGCGCAGGGCGTGGTGGGGGCTGCTCCCGGCTGCAAGATCATTCCCATCAAGGCGCTGGGTCTCAAGGGCGGGGCCTCCTCGGCGGTCGCGAGCGCCATCGTGCACGCCGTCCAGAAGGGCGCCAAGGTCATCAACCTGAGCCTGGGCTCGACCACGGCGACGCAGACCGAGCGCAACGCCGTCGATTACGCGGTCGGCAAGGGCGTCATCGTGGTGGCCGCTGCGGGCAACAGCAATACGAGCCGCCCCTCCTATCCGGCGGGCTATCCGGGCGTCATCTCGGTCGGGGCTACCGACCGCGACGACAAGCGCGCCTCGTTCTCCAACTATGGCCCCTGGGTGAACCTGGCCGCGCCGGGCACCGAGATCCTCTCGACCGACTACCTCTCGTCGAGCACCAGCGGCAACTACTCGATCAAGCAGGGGACCAGCATGGCGAGCCCCCTGGTGGCCGGGGTGGCGGCCCTGATGCGCAGCCAGCACGCGGGCTGGACCGTGCAGGAGATCCAGCAGGCCCTCGTGACGACGGGCGCTGCCTTGCCGACCCCCTTCTACACGGACAAGAGCGGCGCCTCGAGCATCAAGCGCCTCGACGCGAATGCCGCGCTCGCTCTCATGAGCCCCCCGGCGGATCCGGCGCCCACGATCAAGCTGTTGCAGGCAGTGCCCGGCCTCAGCGGTGCGACTTTGCGCCTGGAGGCCAGCGAGCCCGTCGTCGTCGAGGTGGAGGTCTCGGAGAACGCCGATTTCACCGGTTCCCGGAAGTTCCAGGGGCCGAGCAGCATGGCCAGCTTGCCTGTCGTGACCTTGGACGACCTGAAGGCGGGGACCACCTACTACTATCGGGTGACGGCGACCGATCCCAAGGGCCAGGCGGGTACCGAGACTGGCCTCAGCGTCCCCCGCACCTTCAAGACCCTGCCCATCACCTTCTCGGGTAACAGCGTCACCGGGGTTCCCGTTTCGTCGGACAGCAAGGTCGCGGACGTCTACAAGATGCTCCTGCGCTGGAAGAGCAGCCGCCCGACGACGAGCAAGGTCGAACTCAGCCTCTATCCGAACCTCGCTTCGAGCAGCGTCCTCACGGACTCGGAGCTTGTCAGTGACCATTCGCTGACCCTGGGGAGTTCGACGCCCCTCTACCCGGGCAAGAAGTACTACTACCGCGTGAGCGGGAACGACTCGCTTGGCAACGCCGTGGTGTCGCCCACGGTGGGCAATTTCACGACCTACCCGGTGTCGTACGCGGTCCAGGCCAGTTACACCCGCACCTCGATCAAGCTGGACTGGACCTCGGGGGTCGCGCTGAACACGTGGGCCGCCACCGCCTCCACGGCGGCAGGCCTGACCGAGCCAGAGGACGGCTCTGATCGCAAGACGACCCACACCAAGACCTTTGAGGGCTTGGCTCCCGGCAAGGTTTACTACGTCAAGATCGGCGGCTACGACGCCAATGGCTATCCCATCACCCTGCGCGTCTTCACCGTGCCCACGGCACGCTAG
- the tsaE gene encoding tRNA (adenosine(37)-N6)-threonylcarbamoyltransferase complex ATPase subunit type 1 TsaE: protein MASLPLRIPLSDLSATQRLGEAVGRTAQAGDIILLSGDLGAGKTSLTQGIARGLGIEDRVTSPTFNLLHEYHEGRVPLYHFDLYRLDAHGVMAQGFDDYWERGDGLCALEWAERLEGAPLPDHLVLSLEHAGEGRLATLTAHGPYAEAWLERIRAHAPA from the coding sequence ATGGCATCACTTCCGCTCCGGATCCCCCTCTCAGACCTCTCGGCGACCCAGCGCTTGGGCGAGGCCGTCGGGCGCACCGCGCAGGCGGGTGATATAATCCTGCTCTCGGGCGACCTCGGGGCGGGCAAGACCAGCTTGACCCAGGGGATCGCGCGGGGCTTGGGGATCGAGGATCGGGTGACGAGTCCGACCTTCAACCTCCTCCACGAGTACCACGAGGGGCGCGTGCCGCTGTACCACTTCGACCTCTACCGCCTCGACGCCCACGGCGTCATGGCCCAAGGCTTCGACGACTACTGGGAGCGCGGCGACGGCCTTTGCGCCCTCGAGTGGGCCGAGCGCCTGGAGGGTGCCCCCTTGCCCGATCACCTCGTCCTCTCGCTGGAGCACGCCGGCGAGGGCCGCCTCGCCACCCTCACGGCCCACGGCCCCTACGCCGAGGCCTGGCTCGAACGGATCCGCGCCCATGCCCCGGCCTAG
- the tsaB gene encoding tRNA (adenosine(37)-N6)-threonylcarbamoyltransferase complex dimerization subunit type 1 TsaB, with translation MPRPSPSPDAPWVLGLNTASETLGVALASGLDLRAELFVAPSPGARGHHAERLMVAVDALCRLAGIQPAALSALAVAVGPGGFTGVRTALAAAKTIAQALDKPLIGVSTLEALAQQASAVGLVAALVDARRGDAFGALYRKGPEGLECLIPPELASVAEWTERLAPYAAAEALVFVGDGAANHPEAVSGRWPGGAFVPTDHLLRAGAVAQLGARALAEGRYEDAVALMPEYLRAPSAVPNWQPLYAPKVEEGR, from the coding sequence ATGCCCCGGCCTAGCCCGTCTCCCGACGCCCCCTGGGTGCTCGGCCTCAACACCGCCTCCGAGACCCTCGGCGTCGCCCTGGCCTCGGGGCTCGACCTCAGAGCCGAGCTCTTCGTCGCCCCTTCCCCCGGCGCGCGGGGCCATCACGCCGAGCGCCTGATGGTCGCCGTCGACGCTCTGTGCCGCCTGGCGGGCATCCAGCCTGCGGCCCTCTCGGCCCTCGCCGTCGCCGTCGGGCCCGGTGGCTTCACCGGGGTGCGCACGGCCCTCGCGGCCGCCAAGACCATCGCGCAGGCCCTCGATAAGCCCTTGATCGGCGTCTCGACCCTGGAGGCCCTCGCCCAGCAGGCGAGCGCCGTGGGCCTGGTGGCCGCGCTGGTCGACGCCCGGCGCGGCGACGCCTTCGGCGCCCTCTACCGCAAGGGGCCGGAAGGCCTCGAATGCCTCATCCCCCCCGAGCTGGCCTCGGTGGCCGAGTGGACGGAGCGCCTTGCGCCCTACGCCGCGGCCGAGGCCTTGGTCTTTGTCGGCGACGGGGCGGCCAATCACCCCGAGGCGGTCTCCGGCCGCTGGCCGGGCGGCGCCTTCGTGCCGACCGACCACCTCCTGCGGGCGGGCGCGGTCGCCCAGCTCGGCGCCCGGGCGCTCGCCGAGGGTCGCTACGAGGACGCGGTGGCCCTGATGCCCGAGTACCTCCGCGCCCCGAGCGCGGTCCCCAACTGGCAGCCCCTGTACGCCCCCAAGGTAGAGGAAGGCCGATGA
- a CDS encoding glycosyltransferase: MIVRDEAALIARCLESVRGIVDEIVVVDTGSEDETVAIAERFGANVHHFAWCDDFAAARNAGLERAQGEWILVLDADEVLMPGSELALRNAMTQAHGGFLLPLENDLGDGRLHATRLLRLFRRHPGIRFRGRVHEQVSDSIIARGFSIGDCDARIRHDGYLPQRIVERGKHERNLELLVVMRRESPSDPYAAYQQGKTLLAAGRAADAAGPLREALDLLSAVPDPETYAFYPKVFLHLASALEASGEADEALAVVRSGLERLPTELTLWLRFGLYARAGGLEQEAFDAFERCLSLEGDGKVMGRAATLSGDMLWEDGQRHEALVRYRFAAHAAPPDAFEPWLKLATQALQMGETTEAKAAYEVVIRLQPEHLPSHLALATLSFERGDFEAARFSLEISERLEPGRSDVRFLLDACHKRGM; this comes from the coding sequence TTGATCGTACGGGATGAGGCGGCGCTTATCGCACGTTGTCTCGAGAGCGTGCGAGGCATCGTCGACGAGATCGTCGTGGTCGACACGGGATCCGAGGATGAGACCGTGGCCATCGCCGAGCGGTTTGGCGCCAACGTGCATCACTTCGCGTGGTGTGACGATTTCGCTGCGGCACGCAACGCGGGTCTCGAGCGGGCGCAAGGCGAGTGGATCCTGGTGCTGGATGCCGATGAGGTGCTCATGCCGGGCTCCGAGCTGGCGCTCAGGAATGCCATGACGCAAGCGCATGGCGGTTTCCTGCTGCCCCTCGAGAACGACCTGGGTGACGGCCGGCTTCACGCGACCCGGCTCTTGCGCCTCTTCCGACGTCACCCCGGCATTCGCTTCAGAGGGCGTGTGCATGAGCAGGTGAGCGATAGCATCATCGCGCGCGGCTTTTCCATTGGCGATTGCGACGCTCGGATCCGGCACGACGGCTACCTGCCCCAGCGCATCGTCGAGCGTGGCAAGCATGAGCGTAACCTTGAGTTGCTGGTCGTGATGCGTCGAGAAAGCCCCTCGGATCCCTATGCCGCCTATCAGCAGGGCAAGACCTTGTTGGCGGCGGGGCGTGCCGCAGACGCTGCTGGGCCTTTGCGCGAGGCGCTCGATTTGCTGTCGGCGGTGCCGGATCCCGAGACCTACGCCTTCTATCCGAAGGTCTTCCTGCACCTGGCCAGCGCCCTCGAGGCCAGCGGGGAGGCGGATGAGGCGCTCGCGGTCGTCCGCAGCGGATTGGAGCGATTGCCGACCGAGCTGACGCTCTGGCTGAGGTTCGGCCTCTACGCGCGTGCGGGGGGGCTGGAGCAGGAGGCCTTCGATGCGTTCGAGCGATGCCTCTCGCTCGAAGGGGATGGGAAGGTGATGGGGCGGGCGGCTACCCTCAGCGGCGACATGCTGTGGGAGGACGGCCAGCGCCATGAGGCGCTGGTGCGCTATCGCTTCGCGGCCCACGCGGCTCCGCCGGATGCTTTCGAGCCCTGGCTGAAGCTTGCGACCCAGGCCCTGCAGATGGGTGAGACCACCGAGGCCAAGGCTGCCTACGAGGTGGTTATTCGTCTTCAGCCTGAGCATCTGCCTTCACACCTAGCGCTTGCGACGCTCTCCTTCGAGCGTGGCGATTTCGAGGCCGCGCGCTTCTCTCTCGAGATCTCCGAACGCCTCGAACCCGGGCGATCGGATGTGCGTTTCTTGCTGGATGCGTGTCACAAGCGCGGGATGTAA
- a CDS encoding FkbM family methyltransferase — translation MRNTNSPTHSDRPKIVIDGVIFQLQPSGHGGISRVWHSLIPELVKALPGYDFLLLKRRGSEPGITSLPVREIPPYLNGSLSAMDADDEMLGRICAAEGAVLFISTYYTRAQGIHSLVFAHDMIPEVMGLNLDQPEWQGKRRAFATASSFVSVSESTKRDILARYALEATSVQVAHLGVAPHFTPADDAQVTAFRERHGLNTPFFLLVGRRGGYKNGAAALAGLSRMPEHLPATVVAVGGEGQLLPGESGLRLLGAMDDAELRIAYSAASALVYPSRYEGFGLPVAEAMACGCPVITTALSSLPEVGGDACLYIDPDAPTQLAEAMAQTLDPNTRERLQQAGLAQAAKFRWGTTAATIAAHLEHLIGEGLAMATAPRLNARGEHCYTNGDLIGAEAAFKRALELDAACADAHNNLGVLYWQLGKAQEAAAHLKRATELAPDHEEAALNYREVTGELERSSEELPVHFFTIVLNGNPFIRYHLDVFKQLPFKWHWHVVEGVAAQRHDSAWMLKYGGKVTDGLHRQGLSHDGTTEYLDELLEAYPDQITVYRKADGAFWDGKLEMVNAPLEEIQEECLLWQIDADELWTPEQLTQARSLFLNDPAKTAAYYWCWFFVGEHLLVSTRNCYSQNPAYEWLRTWRYLPGDRWASHSPPVLSRSGPHGASRDVAAIAPLRHAETERNGLVFQHFAYTTEQQLAFKETYYGYAGALARWSLLQRQTHFPLLLREHFPWVQDGTQVDLASRLGVTPLAVRDARTGHWSFSQSPSPFRPGLDPLPLDGRRKACFFHHPAWDADAWQEVIHAYARAFREADDVTLALWLDPSQGVSEEEAGAKILAALNRAGLSPDESPDILLISDDLDTQDVARLYAAADVIVPNGDLVQTERAQSVGSRVLSELTPEAWRKAIQPARASVQDSEADVIRRFITPGQTVFDVGANVGHWTEAVLAAHPDTHVHAFEPLPQVHAQLMRRLADYIKADRLVPQHLAIGLEEGVRTFYHYEASPTWSTFHRRHGVERQLGMAPPKPLPVFATTLDQYCARWNIPRIHFLKVDTEGGELDVLSGAQDLLAQGRIDYLQFEYGGTYRDAGITLVQVVELLHRHRYTIFKLTPQGLRHQPSITAADEDYEYANFLAVNERLRGSLLGERPQMLDLAQECAKHGITPRGVLHVGAHEGKEAKQYAAMGVERVLFIEANPAVFARLQENLKPFPQMQAVNCAASNENGQVQLHVTSMDQSSSILPLKHHQALYPEIHETHRVTVEAKTLDSLLEEQQLDPAGFNLLNLDIQGAELLALQGASELLRHIEAINTEVNFDELYEGCALIEHLDAFLGTHGFQRVATITPYHPTWGDALYVKRPVITMSTLGTNGRFANQLFQYAFLKTYAKDHDLAVQTPPWAGQLLFGHADPQLTRSLPQVKERSNRLAEALIPNASAPLKNVDVWGYFQYHTRYYAKHQAYIRSLFQPLPELAQRMQPAIDRLRALGKTVVGLHLRRGDYGYQHFFVAPNQWYLDWLAGFWETLEDPVLFIASDEPEKVLADFAAYRPVTIRDLGVDLGEANFYLDFHLLSQCDWTAISNSSFSFFAAMLNTNGKGFFRPHLPSQKLLPFDPWNSEPLFRDSLEPVTSTVASVPAAPTEYLVTAIVSTCNSERFIRGCLEDLEAQTIADRLEIIVIDSASDQNERAIVEEFQKRYDNIKYIRTAARETVYEAWNRGVRAASGRYLTNANTDDRHRRDAFERMVAEFERRPEVALVYADVQITEQENETFERCTPIGSYRWLDWSRRDLLERGCFMGPQPMWRRDVHDEYGEFDGNLVTSGDYEFWLRISQTNAFYHLPEFLGLYLKSPTSVEHRNRERQAVENRDILATYRQAAEQGTLVRRHYTDDPAHLMRHTRQAEALYEQGDVLAATTILEQVVAHNPRLATPLNNLGVISHQLGLQDRAIAYFEQAVAADPEHAEARENLAQCRGIPS, via the coding sequence ATGCGTAATACCAACTCCCCCACCCACTCGGATCGCCCCAAAATCGTCATCGACGGCGTGATCTTCCAACTCCAGCCAAGCGGCCATGGGGGCATCTCTCGCGTCTGGCACAGCCTGATACCCGAGTTGGTCAAAGCGCTACCCGGCTACGATTTCTTGCTGCTCAAGCGCCGGGGGAGCGAGCCTGGCATCACGAGCCTCCCCGTGCGGGAGATCCCGCCCTACCTCAACGGCTCCCTGTCGGCGATGGACGCGGACGACGAGATGCTCGGGAGAATCTGTGCGGCGGAAGGGGCTGTTCTGTTCATCAGCACCTACTACACGCGGGCACAGGGCATTCATTCCTTGGTTTTCGCCCACGACATGATCCCCGAAGTGATGGGCCTCAATCTCGACCAACCGGAATGGCAAGGGAAGCGCCGCGCCTTTGCGACCGCGAGCTCTTTTGTCTCCGTTTCCGAGTCGACCAAGCGCGACATCCTGGCGCGCTACGCCCTCGAGGCGACCTCGGTGCAGGTGGCCCACCTCGGGGTGGCCCCTCACTTCACACCCGCCGACGATGCGCAGGTCACGGCCTTCAGGGAACGGCACGGCCTGAACACCCCCTTCTTCCTGCTGGTCGGACGGCGAGGCGGCTACAAAAACGGGGCAGCGGCCCTGGCCGGCTTGTCGCGGATGCCCGAACACTTGCCGGCAACGGTGGTCGCCGTCGGTGGCGAAGGGCAGTTGCTCCCCGGGGAGAGCGGCTTGCGCCTCCTGGGCGCGATGGACGATGCAGAGCTTCGCATCGCGTACTCGGCAGCCTCGGCCCTGGTCTACCCCTCGCGCTATGAGGGCTTCGGGCTACCGGTCGCCGAGGCCATGGCCTGCGGGTGCCCGGTCATCACGACGGCGCTCTCCTCCTTGCCGGAGGTGGGGGGAGACGCCTGCCTCTACATCGACCCGGACGCCCCCACCCAGTTGGCCGAGGCCATGGCTCAGACCCTGGACCCGAACACGCGAGAGCGCCTGCAGCAAGCGGGCCTCGCGCAAGCGGCCAAATTCCGCTGGGGGACGACAGCCGCCACCATCGCAGCTCACCTGGAGCACTTGATCGGCGAGGGGCTCGCGATGGCGACGGCTCCCCGGCTCAACGCTCGCGGCGAGCACTGTTACACCAATGGCGATCTGATCGGCGCGGAGGCCGCCTTCAAGCGAGCCCTCGAACTGGATGCGGCCTGCGCCGACGCCCACAACAACCTGGGCGTGCTGTATTGGCAGCTGGGCAAAGCCCAAGAGGCAGCGGCCCACTTGAAGCGGGCGACAGAGCTCGCCCCCGACCATGAAGAGGCCGCTCTCAACTATCGCGAGGTCACCGGGGAACTTGAGCGCTCCTCAGAGGAGCTGCCGGTTCACTTCTTCACCATCGTGCTGAACGGGAACCCCTTCATCCGCTACCACCTCGACGTCTTCAAGCAGTTGCCTTTCAAGTGGCACTGGCATGTCGTGGAGGGCGTCGCCGCCCAGCGGCACGATTCTGCCTGGATGCTGAAATACGGGGGCAAGGTGACCGACGGCCTGCATCGTCAGGGCCTCAGCCATGACGGCACGACCGAGTATCTCGACGAGCTCCTCGAAGCCTATCCCGATCAGATCACCGTCTACCGCAAAGCCGATGGGGCCTTCTGGGACGGCAAGCTCGAGATGGTCAACGCCCCGCTGGAGGAAATCCAGGAAGAGTGCCTGCTCTGGCAAATCGACGCCGACGAACTCTGGACGCCGGAACAACTCACGCAGGCCCGCTCCCTCTTCCTGAACGATCCGGCCAAGACCGCCGCCTACTACTGGTGCTGGTTCTTCGTGGGCGAGCATCTGCTCGTCTCGACCCGCAATTGCTACTCCCAGAACCCTGCCTACGAGTGGCTCCGGACTTGGCGCTATCTGCCCGGGGATCGGTGGGCCTCGCACTCTCCTCCCGTCCTGAGCCGCTCCGGGCCCCATGGTGCCTCGCGTGACGTCGCGGCGATCGCCCCGCTGCGCCATGCGGAAACGGAGCGCAACGGCCTGGTCTTCCAGCACTTCGCCTACACCACCGAACAGCAGCTGGCCTTCAAGGAGACCTATTACGGCTACGCAGGCGCCCTCGCGCGGTGGTCCCTGCTGCAGCGCCAGACGCACTTCCCCCTGTTGCTCCGCGAGCACTTCCCCTGGGTCCAGGATGGCACGCAGGTGGACTTGGCCTCGCGTCTCGGGGTGACCCCTCTGGCGGTGCGTGACGCGCGCACCGGGCACTGGAGCTTCTCCCAGTCCCCCTCCCCCTTCCGCCCGGGCCTGGACCCGCTGCCGCTCGACGGTCGCCGCAAGGCCTGCTTCTTCCATCATCCCGCCTGGGACGCCGACGCCTGGCAAGAGGTCATCCACGCCTACGCCCGCGCCTTCCGCGAGGCGGATGACGTCACCCTGGCCCTGTGGCTCGACCCCAGCCAGGGGGTGAGCGAAGAGGAGGCGGGTGCCAAGATCCTTGCCGCCTTGAATCGCGCAGGCCTCTCGCCCGACGAGAGCCCTGACATCCTCCTGATCTCCGATGACCTGGACACGCAGGATGTAGCACGGCTGTACGCCGCAGCGGACGTGATCGTCCCTAACGGCGATCTCGTCCAGACCGAGCGCGCGCAAAGCGTCGGCTCTCGCGTCTTGTCCGAGCTCACCCCCGAAGCCTGGCGTAAGGCTATCCAGCCCGCGCGCGCCTCCGTCCAAGACAGCGAGGCCGATGTCATCAGGCGCTTCATCACGCCCGGCCAAACGGTCTTCGACGTGGGAGCGAACGTCGGCCACTGGACCGAGGCCGTGCTCGCAGCCCACCCCGATACGCACGTCCATGCCTTCGAGCCGCTTCCCCAGGTCCACGCGCAGCTGATGCGACGTCTGGCCGATTACATCAAGGCCGATCGCCTCGTTCCTCAGCACCTCGCGATCGGCCTCGAAGAGGGTGTTCGCACCTTCTACCACTACGAAGCCTCCCCGACATGGAGCACCTTCCATCGCCGGCACGGCGTGGAGCGACAGCTGGGCATGGCCCCTCCCAAGCCGCTGCCGGTCTTCGCCACCACCCTCGACCAGTACTGCGCGCGCTGGAACATCCCGCGCATCCATTTCCTCAAGGTCGACACCGAGGGCGGCGAGCTCGACGTGCTCTCGGGCGCCCAGGATCTGCTCGCCCAGGGCCGCATCGACTACCTGCAGTTCGAGTACGGCGGCACCTACCGGGACGCGGGGATTACCCTGGTACAAGTCGTCGAACTGCTGCATCGGCATCGCTACACCATCTTCAAACTGACGCCACAGGGCTTGCGTCACCAGCCGAGCATCACGGCGGCCGACGAGGACTACGAATATGCCAACTTCCTAGCCGTCAATGAGCGCCTGCGCGGCAGCCTGCTCGGCGAACGGCCGCAGATGCTCGATCTGGCGCAAGAGTGCGCCAAACACGGCATCACCCCCCGAGGGGTCCTTCACGTAGGGGCCCACGAGGGGAAGGAGGCCAAGCAGTACGCCGCGATGGGCGTCGAGCGGGTTCTCTTCATCGAGGCCAATCCCGCCGTCTTCGCACGGCTGCAAGAAAACCTGAAGCCCTTCCCGCAAATGCAAGCCGTCAACTGCGCGGCCAGCAACGAGAACGGCCAAGTCCAGCTGCACGTTACCTCCATGGATCAGAGCAGCTCGATTCTGCCCCTGAAGCACCATCAAGCGCTCTATCCAGAGATCCACGAGACTCATCGCGTCACGGTCGAGGCCAAGACCCTGGATAGCCTGCTCGAGGAGCAGCAGCTGGACCCGGCAGGCTTCAACCTGCTCAACCTGGACATCCAGGGAGCCGAACTGCTGGCCTTACAGGGCGCCAGCGAGCTGCTCCGGCACATCGAGGCAATCAACACCGAGGTCAACTTCGATGAGCTCTACGAGGGCTGCGCCCTTATCGAGCATCTCGACGCCTTCCTCGGCACCCACGGCTTTCAGCGGGTCGCCACTATCACGCCCTACCATCCGACTTGGGGCGATGCGCTCTACGTCAAGCGCCCAGTCATCACCATGTCCACCTTGGGCACCAATGGGCGCTTTGCCAACCAGCTCTTCCAGTACGCCTTCCTGAAGACCTACGCCAAGGATCACGACCTCGCCGTTCAGACCCCGCCATGGGCCGGACAGTTGCTCTTTGGCCATGCAGACCCGCAGCTCACGCGGTCGCTGCCGCAGGTCAAGGAGCGCAGCAACCGTCTCGCCGAGGCCCTCATCCCCAACGCCTCGGCCCCTCTCAAGAACGTGGACGTCTGGGGCTACTTCCAGTACCACACGCGCTACTACGCCAAGCATCAAGCCTATATCCGCTCGCTCTTCCAGCCGCTGCCCGAGCTCGCTCAGCGCATGCAGCCGGCCATCGACCGGCTGCGGGCCCTCGGCAAGACGGTGGTCGGCCTTCATCTGCGGCGGGGGGACTACGGCTACCAGCACTTCTTCGTCGCTCCCAACCAGTGGTATCTGGACTGGCTCGCGGGCTTCTGGGAAACCCTCGAGGATCCGGTGCTCTTCATCGCGAGCGACGAGCCTGAGAAGGTCCTCGCCGATTTCGCGGCCTACCGCCCCGTCACCATCCGGGACCTGGGGGTCGATCTAGGCGAAGCGAACTTCTACCTGGATTTCCACCTGCTGAGCCAGTGCGACTGGACGGCCATCTCCAACAGCTCGTTCTCCTTCTTCGCCGCCATGCTCAACACGAACGGAAAGGGCTTTTTCCGGCCGCACCTCCCGAGCCAGAAGCTCCTCCCGTTCGATCCCTGGAACAGCGAGCCGCTTTTCCGGGACAGCCTCGAACCGGTGACCTCGACCGTGGCCTCGGTGCCTGCCGCCCCCACGGAGTACCTGGTCACGGCCATCGTCTCGACCTGTAACTCCGAGCGGTTCATCAGAGGCTGTCTCGAGGACTTGGAAGCCCAGACCATCGCCGATCGGCTGGAGATCATCGTCATCGATAGCGCCTCTGATCAGAATGAGCGCGCCATCGTCGAAGAGTTCCAGAAGCGCTACGACAACATCAAGTACATCCGCACCGCCGCCCGCGAGACGGTTTACGAGGCCTGGAACCGGGGGGTTCGAGCGGCTTCGGGTCGCTACCTGACCAACGCGAACACCGACGACCGCCATCGCCGCGACGCCTTCGAGCGGATGGTGGCCGAGTTCGAACGCCGACCGGAGGTTGCGCTGGTCTACGCCGACGTGCAGATCACGGAGCAGGAGAACGAAACCTTCGAACGATGCACGCCCATCGGGAGCTATCGCTGGCTTGATTGGAGCCGCCGCGACCTGCTCGAGCGCGGCTGTTTCATGGGACCGCAACCCATGTGGCGGCGTGACGTGCACGATGAGTACGGCGAGTTCGACGGCAACCTCGTCACGTCCGGCGACTACGAATTCTGGCTGCGCATCTCCCAGACCAACGCCTTCTATCACCTCCCTGAGTTTTTGGGGCTCTACCTCAAGTCGCCCACCAGCGTTGAGCACCGAAACCGCGAACGCCAGGCCGTGGAGAACCGCGACATCCTCGCCACCTACCGCCAGGCCGCTGAACAAGGGACCTTGGTCCGGCGTCACTACACGGATGATCCGGCACACTTGATGCGCCACACCCGCCAGGCAGAAGCTCTCTACGAGCAAGGGGACGTCCTTGCCGCTACCACCATCCTGGAGCAAGTGGTGGCGCACAACCCACGGCTAGCGACCCCGCTCAACAACCTGGGGGTCATCTCACACCAGCTCGGTCTGCAAGACCGCGCCATCGCCTACTTTGAGCAGGCGGTGGCAGCGGATCCGGAGCACGCTGAGGCCAGGGAGAACCTTGCGCAGTGCCGGGGGATTCCTTCCTGA